The Humulus lupulus chromosome 4, drHumLupu1.1, whole genome shotgun sequence genome has a window encoding:
- the LOC133829471 gene encoding uncharacterized protein LOC133829471, which produces MDPENIDWNSIESVFVEDGTYENIKAPKWVDLSAPDELVEDDEAWFCNSNCKHPKTVEDFSKQTQNSKVKFLRSLSVSEALPFRARNQRDVMKTKSQKTKGFNFPGKFEENSENSNPNISHPLPFGKWNVKKNKQEENLPENSSKAKGTPGLKSTFSARDLFGGRDLMNQITELCSEIKKFARKGSKKGGVLDELKQRVRDRERKPLIVKEK; this is translated from the exons ATGGACCCAGAAAACATCGATTGGAATAGCATCGAATCCGTGTTCGTTGAAGATGGTACGTACGAGAACATCAAAGCTCCCAAATGGGTTGACTTGTCTGCTCCAGATGAGCTTGTGGAAGATGATGAAGCTTGGTTCTGCAATTCGA ATTGTAAGCATCCCAAGACTGTTGAAGATTTTTCTAAACAAACACAAAATTCCAAG GTCAAGTTTTTAAGGTCTCTATCGGTTTCTGAAGCTCTTCCATTTAGGGCTAGAAATCAAAG AGATGTTATGAAAACAAAGTCCCAGAAAACAAAAGGTTTCAATTTTCCCGGAAAGTTCGAAGAAAACAGTGAGAACAGTAATCCAAACATTTCGCATCCACTGCCATTTGGGAAATGGAATGTGAAGAAGAACAAGCAAGAGGAAAATTTGCCAGAAAACTCATCAAAAGCGAAAGGAACTCCTGGGCTAAAGAGTACATTTTCGGCGCGTGATTTGTTTGGAGGGCGGGATTTAATGAATCAGATCACAGAGTTGTGCTCGGAGATCAAGAAGTTTGCGAGAAAAGGTTCGAAGAAAGGTGGAGTTTTGGATGAACTGAAACAGAGGGTTAGGGACAGAGAGAGGAAGCCTTTGATTGTTAAAGAAAAGTAA
- the LOC133833060 gene encoding uncharacterized protein LOC133833060: protein MVRTRGASSKKIPASQSRKVSSPSPPPSVSTTPLSVPAAATSIGKTCKSKARKKVFSLSNEHPMVFPDISVDIVDVAPPSEVVVPSRAKDPSPLSIDSSLAAREKSKYVSSSSKAAAAGLLKLPLKPSQSKKSSVTPKRKLGLDTSSSPLTAAKKRLKAHHPSLSSSESDPKEEKFESKATRDTTLSNEMVPDNAESEAESDEPEKEDIVPSEQEYASYSEAIATPLSSKAKGKRPISDPTPSPKRSCINFKPYSSTFCYNDNARDMVLYAQRKFIIERNYVLSDHRPYGVLTMLQDRKWIGYLVKFTGFVDRIVKEFYANFTNEIIEPKSSLYNKVFVRGHWFSFSPQDIALALHLPLDVEDDDYVASLDKDMVITELVGQKMVWPSNTVISVSNITYTYSVLHKFATTNWKPTSHTANISFDMASFLYKVGTGLGINLASVIHDQIIGLRKGNRKNLNLPFPQVIYKVLSMQKKDLQRDQEDLVAPTTAASYKASAPPTEATAAPSTNKVKPQSLKIALNDIPHASSSVATDSGLVATEIAAIRASVDSLAARVMSIESLQHSVLEVVQSLSKDPIV, encoded by the coding sequence atggtgagaacTCGTGGTGCTTCCTCCAAGAAGATCCCTGCTTCTCAATCCCGAAAGGTGTCATCTCCTTCGCCTCCTCCATCTGTGTCAACGACGCCTCTTTCTGTTCCCGCAGCTGCCACATCTATTGGGAAGACTTGCAAATCCAAGGCACGCAAGAAGGTGTTCTCCCTCTCTAATGAACACCCCATGGTGTTTCCAGATATCTCTGTAGACATTGTCGATGTTGCACCACCATCTGAAGTGGTGGTGCCCTCTCGAGCCAAGGACCCATCTCCTCTTTCGATTGATTCATCTCTGGCGGCTAGGGAAAAATCAAAATATGTTTCATCTTCTTCCAAAGCTGCTGCTGCTGGGTTGCTCAAATTGCCCTTGAAGCCGAGCCAGTCCAAGAAAAGTTCTGTGACTCCCAAAAGGAAATTGGGGTTGGACACATCTTCTTCCCCCTTGACTGCTGCCAAGAAAAGATTGAAGGCTCATCATCCTTCTCTGTCATCCTCCGAATCTGACCCTAAGGAAGAAAAGTTTGAATCTAAAGCAACCCGTGATACCACCTTATCTAATGAAATGGTTCCTGACAATGCAGaatcagaggctgagtctgatgAGCCAGAAAAAGAAGACATTGTCCCTTCTGAACAAGAATATGCATCTTACTCAGAAGCAATTGCAACTCCTTTGTCATCCAAGGCTAAAGGGAAGAGACCTATTTCTGATCCTACACCTTCTCCAAAACGTTCATGTAtaaatttcaaaccttattctTCAACTTTTTGTTATAATGATAATGCCCGTGATATGGTTCTCTATGCTCAAAGGAAATTTATCATTGAGAGAAATTATGTCCTGAGTGATCATCGGCCTTATGGTGTGTTAACAATGCTTCAAGATCGAAAATGGATAGGTTATTTGGTTAAATTTACtggttttgtggatagaatagtcaaggaattctatgccaattTTACTAATGAAATTATTGAACCTAAATCTTCTCTGTATAATAAAGTGTTTGTTAGGGGCCAttggttctctttttctcctcaaGACATTGCCCTTGCTTTACATCTTCCCCTTGATGTCGAGGATGATGATTATGTTGCCTCTCTTGACAAGGACATGGTTATCACTGAATTGGTAGGGCAAAAAATGGTATGGCCATCTAATACAGTCATCTCGGTCTCCAATATCACCTACACTTATTCTGTCCTCCATAAGTTTGCCACAACAAATTGGAAGCCCACTTCTCACACCGCCAATATCTCGTTTGATATGGCATCATTTTTGTACAAGGTGGGGACCGGTCTTGGTATAAATTTGGCTTCGGTTATTCATGATCAAATCATTGGGTTGCGCAAAGGTAATAGGAAAAACTTGAATCTTCCTTTTCCTCaagttatttataaagtgttgagtaTGCAGAAAAAAGATCTCCAACGTGATCAAGAAGACTTGGTGGCTCCCACTACTGCTGCTTCCTACAAGGCCTCGGCTCCTCCTACTGAAGCCACTGCTGCTCCATCCACCAACAAAGTCAAGCCCCAATCTCTGAAGATTGCCTTGAATGACATTCCTCATGCCTCCTCCTCTGTTGCCACAGATTCAGGACTTGTTGCAACAGAAATAGCTGCTATTCGAGCCTCTGTTGATTCTTTGGCTGCTCGAGTGATGTCAATTGAAAGTCTGCAACATTCTGTATTGGAGGTTGTTCAATCTCTGTCCAAAGATCCAAtcgtttag